A part of Bacillus rossius redtenbacheri isolate Brsri chromosome 1, Brsri_v3, whole genome shotgun sequence genomic DNA contains:
- the LOC134541307 gene encoding mucin-5AC isoform X1, which translates to MFARPMVAQEWSVHAQLTISHQRPPGTVPHPIASSTGVTSNGDKVQMKCSWGTQAEPTSTTNTTTATTASRPCYGFQRGNILFTTRPPARDAITVASSKPQPSRDSGYSSSQFSYNSLPTRKPAQPYNRRCKSTCSIVLNQTTNSRCSDPVCYHSAPSAAALTSVPEACEVCGGGRSPTATRRASLLNTFTTHFCTRVPEKAAAEKLSKDAASQTLEGLPQSEEIPFPSDQPKPVRRTPYNTRSKTDSQLLEIPASSGSKQKVSKRVTRSPAKLRGKSPILSGRRSQGSQCSDLGNKQKPRTVHIDVYCTGSEDADASSSSDSDTAEEGDSLSSPQTVYESEKFRVTHTRAGKNQLPQSYVDQKCSNKKEGSVLHRKSESFKCESVKESPVPRGYESDDAPSSAYPSKQSSCTWTNDNFSISSENTRDLSTAMSSSSCAMSGDGYESVTATSWKDTGTDLDSFAQSTASLAQSDSFEYADSIDRLRIRAKEKAWEESKCWRSPQQERKYLLQKEKLEEYLEKKKDVMPFPLWKPASLEDSEDDDETGDAWSIGGWDCSQKQGSLKREDTVKMINKDKVSPVTSVSSSHEDHKQPVDPTKSANVPNLIVPVLNVPVCDTGSISDCGPSLHKHVRRTIGPFGSRSPSPPPPKVNSSVTSPFSVFGKTTNQLLMARKFGNIVGAFRKPGHHVGPSKNPECLCEHCRRFYEELGHRTRTRSVGDTPQDSLATWRANSVPTSLLVEQRAPADFDTQSEASSVDYELLEQKIAP; encoded by the exons ATGTTTGCAAGACCAATGGTAGCTCAGGAATGGTCAGTGCATGCCCAGCTGACCATCTCCCATCAGAGACCACCTGGGACTGTACCTCATCCTATAGCATCCTCCACTGGAGTGACATCAAATGGAGACAAGGTGCAGATGAAGTGTTCATGGGGAACGCAGGCAGAGCCAACTTCAACCACCAACACAACTACTGCAACTACTGCAAGCAGGCCATGCTATGGATTTCAGCGTGGCAACATCCTTTTCACTACCCGTCCACCTGCACGAGATGCTATTACTGTTGCTTCTAGCAAACCCCAACCTTCAAGAGATTCCGGCTACAGCAGCTCCCAGTTTTCCTACAACAGTCTTCCAACCCGTAAGCCAGCGCAACCATACAACAGGAGGTGCAAGAGCACCTGCAGCATAGTGCTCAATCAGACCACAAATTCACGTTGCAGTGACCCTGTGTGTTATCACTCTGCACCATCTGCTGCAGCATTAACATCCGTCCCTGAAGCATGTGAGGTGTGCGGAGGTGGACGGAGCCCCACAGCTACTCGTAGAGCTTCCCTTCTCAACACTTTCACCACTCATTTCTGCACACGTGTTCCGGAGAAGGCAGCAGCAGAGAAACTTAGCAAAGATGCAGCATCTCAGACATTAGAAGGCCTGCCACAGTCAGAAGAAATACCATTTCCATCAGATCAACCAAAGCCAGTGAGGAGAACACCTTACAACACTAGGAGTAAGACCGACTCCCAGCTTCTTGAAATCCCAGCCTCCAGTGGAAGTAAACAAAAA GTGAGTAAAAGAGTTACACGATCACCAGCAAAACTACGAGGCAAGTCCCCGATACTTTCTGGTAGAAGATCCCAAGGTTCTCAGTGTTCGGATCTTGGAAATAAGCAGAAACCTCGAACTGTCCACATAGATGTTTATTGTACTGGCTCAGAAGATGCAGATGCAAGCAGTTCATCAGACTCTGATACTGCAGAGGAGGGAGATTCTTTATCTTCTCCTCAGACAGTATACGAGTCTGAGAAGTTCAGGGTCACTCATACACGAGCCGGAAAGAACCAACTTCCCCAGTCTTACGTCGACCAGAAGTGCAGCAACAAAAAGGAAGGCTCCGTACTTCATCGCAAAAGTGAGAGCTTCAAGTGTGAGTCGGTGAAGGAATCTCCCGTTCCACGAGGATATGAAAGTGATGATGCTCCTAGTTCTGCATATCCTTCAAAACAAAGTTCTTGCACATGGACGAATGATAATTTCAGTATTTCAAGTGAAAACACAAGAGATCTTTCTACTGCAATGTCATCTTCCAGCTGTGCCATGTCAGGTGATGGTTACGAATCTGTAACAGCAACCTCGTGGAAAGATACAGGAACTGATTTGGATTCCTTCGCTCAAAGTACAGCTAGTCTTGCACAAAGTGATAGTTTTGAGTACGCTGACTCTATTGACAGGCTGAGGATACGAGCAAAGGAAAAGGCATGGGAGGAGTCCAAGTGTTGGCGCTCTCCACAGCAGGAACGCAAGTACTTGCTGCAGAAGGAAAAATTAGAGGAATATCTAGAGAAGAAAAAAGATGTGATGCCATTTCCTCTCTGGAAACCCGCCTCATTGGAAGATTCTGAAGATGACGACGAGACAGGAGATGCTTGGAGTATTGGAGGATGGGATTGCTCTCAAAAGCAAGGGTCACTTAAGCGAGAAGATACTGTAAAAATGATTAATAAAGACAAAGTCTCTCCTGTAACTTCAGTGAGCTCTTCCCATGAAGATCACAAACAGCCTGTGGATCCAACAAAATCTGCTAATGTTCCCAACCTCATAGTTCCAGTGCTAAATGTTCCAGTTTGCGACACTGGCAGCATTAGTGATTGTGGTCCATCGCTTCATAAACATGTGCGCCGTACAATTGGTCCATTTGGGTCTAGATCACCATCTCCACCACCTCCTAAAGTTAATTCCAGTGTCACCTCCCCCTtctcagtgtttggcaaaacaacAAACCAACTGCTAATGGCTAGGAAGTTTGGTAACATAGTGGGTGCATTCCGCAAGCCTGGTCACCACGTAGGTCCCTCGAAAAATCCAGAATGTCTGTGTGAACATTGCCGCAGGTTTTACGAAGAGTTGGGCCATCGCACCCGCACCCGGTCAGTGGGTGACACACCTCAGGATTCTCTTGCGACTTGGAGAGCAAACAGTGTCCCGACAAGTCTTCTTGTGGAACAGCGTGCGCCAGCCGACTTTGATACTCAGTCAGAGGCCAGTAGCGTAGACTATGAACTGTTAGAACAGAAAATTGCACCTTGA
- the LOC134541307 gene encoding uncharacterized protein LOC134541307 isoform X2, with protein MSSSSCAMSGDGYESVTATSWKDTGTDLDSFAQSTASLAQSDSFEYADSIDRLRIRAKEKAWEESKCWRSPQQERKYLLQKEKLEEYLEKKKDVMPFPLWKPASLEDSEDDDETGDAWSIGGWDCSQKQGSLKREDTVKMINKDKVSPVTSVSSSHEDHKQPVDPTKSANVPNLIVPVLNVPVCDTGSISDCGPSLHKHVRRTIGPFGSRSPSPPPPKVNSSVTSPFSVFGKTTNQLLMARKFGNIVGAFRKPGHHVGPSKNPECLCEHCRRFYEELGHRTRTRSVGDTPQDSLATWRANSVPTSLLVEQRAPADFDTQSEASSVDYELLEQKIAP; from the coding sequence ATGTCATCTTCCAGCTGTGCCATGTCAGGTGATGGTTACGAATCTGTAACAGCAACCTCGTGGAAAGATACAGGAACTGATTTGGATTCCTTCGCTCAAAGTACAGCTAGTCTTGCACAAAGTGATAGTTTTGAGTACGCTGACTCTATTGACAGGCTGAGGATACGAGCAAAGGAAAAGGCATGGGAGGAGTCCAAGTGTTGGCGCTCTCCACAGCAGGAACGCAAGTACTTGCTGCAGAAGGAAAAATTAGAGGAATATCTAGAGAAGAAAAAAGATGTGATGCCATTTCCTCTCTGGAAACCCGCCTCATTGGAAGATTCTGAAGATGACGACGAGACAGGAGATGCTTGGAGTATTGGAGGATGGGATTGCTCTCAAAAGCAAGGGTCACTTAAGCGAGAAGATACTGTAAAAATGATTAATAAAGACAAAGTCTCTCCTGTAACTTCAGTGAGCTCTTCCCATGAAGATCACAAACAGCCTGTGGATCCAACAAAATCTGCTAATGTTCCCAACCTCATAGTTCCAGTGCTAAATGTTCCAGTTTGCGACACTGGCAGCATTAGTGATTGTGGTCCATCGCTTCATAAACATGTGCGCCGTACAATTGGTCCATTTGGGTCTAGATCACCATCTCCACCACCTCCTAAAGTTAATTCCAGTGTCACCTCCCCCTtctcagtgtttggcaaaacaacAAACCAACTGCTAATGGCTAGGAAGTTTGGTAACATAGTGGGTGCATTCCGCAAGCCTGGTCACCACGTAGGTCCCTCGAAAAATCCAGAATGTCTGTGTGAACATTGCCGCAGGTTTTACGAAGAGTTGGGCCATCGCACCCGCACCCGGTCAGTGGGTGACACACCTCAGGATTCTCTTGCGACTTGGAGAGCAAACAGTGTCCCGACAAGTCTTCTTGTGGAACAGCGTGCGCCAGCCGACTTTGATACTCAGTCAGAGGCCAGTAGCGTAGACTATGAACTGTTAGAACAGAAAATTGCACCTTGA